The Spiroplasma endosymbiont of Atherix ibis nucleotide sequence GGTGAGTTAGAACCTTATCAAATCTTTTTTCCTTCATTAACAGAAGGAATTCAAAATTTTTCAATTTTTTTCGAAAAAAAAATTATTAATTATTGATTAGCACAAGGAGATAATGGGAAAATAAAAATTAATAAACTAAGAAATTACTTATTAACCACATGAATGAATCCTGGAATTGAAACCATAAGAGAAATAATGTATCAAAATTATGGTAGTTCAGATTTTAAAGAAAAAACTGCTAATGAATTAATTGAAAATGGATATGATTTTATGGGAATAACTATTGCTCATATTTGTTTAAAATATAATAAAAATCATTTCTATTTTGATGTTTTACATATTTCTGTTAGAGCTGTAGATAAAATATTGGCTGTTAATTTTTGATCAAAAATTAAACAAGAAACAGTTAATAAAATTGATTAATTAGAAATAAAATAAAAATATAAAAATTGTTCAAATGTAAAAAATACTTTATGAGGACAATTTTTATATTTTTTTATTATTTAAAGGTCTATTTATTTTATTGTTTTTAAAATATCTTTTTGTTTTATATTTAAAAACTTATTCATATTATTTGCTAAAACATAAATTGCAATTGTTTTATTGTGATATTTTGTCATTTTGTTTGGACTAAAGTTTGAATAAGTTTCTATTACTTTATTTTTAATATCACAAAATACAACATCTACTTGTTCTTTAAAACCAAAAGAATTAAATCCTTTAGAATAAACAAGTTTAAAACCATTTTCACTAGAAAATTTTTCTTTGAATATTAAAGAACTAAATTTATTTGACGAGTTTCTAACTGTTCTTATATTCATATCTAATATTTTTTGATTATGTATTAATTTTGAAGAATAATTTTCTTTAAAAATATCTTTATTTTTACCTTCTTTAAATATTCTTATAAAACTTATTATTTTTCTAATTGAAAGCATTAAGATCACCTAAAACTATTATAACTAAAAAAATAATAGTATAATAATAAAAAGAGAAGAGTGATAAATATGGCAAATGTGGCTATTTTTGTTGCAAATGGTTTTGAAGATACAGAAGTTGTAGCAACAGTTGATGTTTTAAGAAGAGCAGAAAAACTATTTAATGGCAGTTTTCCTGTTGTAGATATTGTTTCAATAAGTGATTCTAAACAAGTTAAAGGTTCTTGAAATATAGAGATAAAAGCTGACAAGCTAATTAGTGAAATAGACTTTTCAAAATATGATTGTTTAATTTTACCTGGTGGATTAGTTGGAGTAGAGCATTTAAAAGAAAATGATGTATTAATGAATGCAATTGAAAAACACGCTAAAGAGAATAAAGTTGTTGCAGCTATTTGTGCAGCTCCTCAAATTTTAGGTAAATTAGAGCTTGTTAATGGAATTGAAGTTACTCATTATCCAGGATGTACACAATATTTAGATAAAGCTATTAAAAAATCTCACATGTCAGCAATTGCTGATAAAAATATTATTACAGGAAGTTCAATTGGAGGAGTATTACAATTTGCTTTACAAATTGTTGATCATTTTACTTCAACAGAACAAATGTTAAAATTACATGAAACGTTAGTATTTAATTATTAATAATAATTTTAAAGTTTGCTTTTTATTAAAAAAACTTAAATCTTAATTAATGGTTGGATGGGTGGGTCTGTTGAAAGAAAGGGCAAAAAATAATGAAAATATTATTATCACTTATAGGATCTACTGGATTAACAGGATCAAGTGCCTCTGTTTTTATTGAAAAAACAAGTTTAGATATTCAAATGAAGGAAAATCAAATTTTAATTGGTTATTGACATAATTTTGATAATGCAACAGGTTATAAAGGAGGAAATGCAAAATATATTGATTTAACAGAAGTTCCAGAAGAATATGATGTTATTCAAGTATCATTCTTTAAATCTTATGGAGATGGACAAATTCCTACATTTATTCCTTTAGTAGCCACACATCCAGAAATGAATCAAGAACAGAAAGATGATTTTTTTTGCAAATGAAATAGAACAATTACATAAACAAGGGAAAAAAGTTGTTATTTCACTTGGTGGAGCAGATGCTCATATAAATTTATATGAAAATCAAAAAGATGAATTTGTAACTGAAATTTTAAGACTAGTTGATAGATTTGGTTTTGATGGAGTAGATATTGATTTAGAACAGACTGCAATTGATGCAGCAGATAATCAAAAAGTTATTCCAGAAGCATTAATTGAAGTTAAAAAAATTTTAGCTGAAAAAAATATAGATTTCATTATCTCAATGGCTCCTGAATTCCCATATTTAAAAGTAAATAAAACTGGAGCAAGTTATATTAAATATTTAGAAAAATTAGAAGGATATTATGATTATATAAATCCACAATTTTATAATCAAGCAGGTGATGGAATTAATATCCAAGAAGAAGATAGAAAAGATTTGGGATTGAATATTTATTGATTACCTCAAAATAATAACAAATTAAAATCAGAATTTTTATATCTTATTGCAAAATATATTGTAGAAGGTAAAGATAATTTTTATCAAATTAATGCTGATAAATTACTATGAGGTTTACCATCAAATTAAGATGCTGCAGCAAATGGTCAAATTCAAAAAAATAATATTAAAAATGCTACTAATTATTTAGTTAAAAAAGATATCTATTTAAAAGGTCTTATGACTTGGTCAATTAATTGAGATAAAAACTCAAATTGGATTTTTGCAAATTATTATATAAATGAGTTTTATAAATAATGATTTAAAAAATATTAATTATTTTTAAATAAATTCTATATTTTGTTAAAAATTAGTTATAATTAAAATGTCATATTTAATTAAAAGAAGGCGCAAGTCTTCTTTTCTATTTATTAAATAAAATTGACATTTTATTAAAAGTTAAACAGGAGGATAAAAAACCATGATTGATGGTGCACAATTATTAGATGCTATTTATGAAATCGTACAAGATAAAAAAATTGATAAAGAAGTTATTTTAGAAGGAATTAGAGAAGGTTTTCAAAAAGCTTATGAAAAATTCTTTGATCCAGAAGCTATTGTTAGAGTAGATATTTATCAAAATACAGGGCAAATTAAAGTATTTAAGGAATTATCAGTTGTTCAGAAAATAGAAGATGAGTGATTAGAAATTGGTTTAAATGCTGCAAAAGAAAAATACGGAGATAATATTTCTATTGGAGATAATGTCTATGAACCAGTAGAATTTACAATGGAATTTTCTAAATTGGCAGTAATGCAAGTTGGACAAATTATTAAACAAAAAATTCGTGAAGGTGAAAAGAATAAAATTTATCAAGAGTTTTTATCAAAAAATCACGAAATTGTTGGAGGATTTGTAAAAGATATTACTGAAACTAGTTATTTAGTGGATGTTAATGGTTCAATAATTCCAATTTGGAATAAAAAAATAATTCCAGGAGAAGATTTTGAAATTGATCAAAGAATTTGTTTTTATATTGAAGAGGTTTCAAAAGATAATAAACACTCACAAATTCAAGCTTCAAGAATTCACCCTGAATTTTTATCAAGATTAATGGAAACAGAAGTTCCTGAAATTTTAGAAGGAATAGTAGAAGTTAAATCTGTTGCAAGAGAGCCAGGACATAGAGCTAAAATTGCTGTTTTCTCATACGAAGAAGGAATCGATCCAATTGGAAGTTGTGTTGGAGCTTTAGGAAGTAGAATTAAAAATATTACTAAAGAATTAAATGGTGAAAAAATAGATGTAGTTTTATGAAGTGAAGATCCTAAAACTTTTGTAATGAATTCATTAGCACCTGTTAAAGTAATTAGTATTGATATTAATGAAGAAAATAATGAATGTTTTATAGTTGTTCCAAATGAACAATTATCATTGGCAATTGGAAAAAGAGGAATGGCAGCTAGATTAGTTGCAAATCTTGTAAATATGAAAATAAATATTTTTTCACTTGATAGTGCAAAAGAAAAAGAAATTGAAATTTTGTGAAATGGAAATATTAGTGAAAAGGAATTAAATGATCCAGAATTTTTAAATAAAGTTAATAAAAGAAGAGAAAAAACTTTAAAAAATAATGTAAAAGAAAATATTGTTACTAAAAAAGAAACAGAAGAAGAAATTGTATTTGTTGAACATGACAAATCAATTGATGAAATTCAAGCATCAATTGCAGCATTTGAAAGTCTAAATAGTGATGATAATACTTTTGAATATGAAGAAAGTATTGACAATGATGATGAATATGATTCATATTATCAGGATTAATTTAAAAAATGACAAAAGACATAAATTTTAGAAAAGATGCTGCATCTAATAAGATGTATCCTAAAATAGAATTAATAAGAATTGTTAAAAATAAAAATGGTGAAGTTTTTATAGATAATACTAAAAAAGCTCATGGTAGAGGAGCCTATATAAGACCAACACTAGAAGCTGTTGAAAAAGTTAAGAAAACTAAAGCTTTAGAAAGAAATTTAAGAACTACTTTAAATAATGAATTTTATGAAAAACTTATAGATGAGGTAAAATTAAATTGGGATTAGATTTAGATAAATTATTAGGTTCTTTAGGAATAATTTCATCTACTGGTAAATTAGTTTATGGAAGTAAATTATTTGATCAAATTAAAAATCAAAAAGTTAAAATTATATTTACAACTTCTGATATGGGAAAATCTCAATTAAAAAAAATTAATGATAAAGCTAACTTCTATAATATAAAAATTATTAATAATTTATTTGATTCTGAAAAGTTAAGTAAAGCAATTGGTAAAACTAATATTAAAAGTGTTGGTGTTTGTGATGAAAATTTTGTAAAGTTACTTTTAAATAAAATTGAATAAGAAGGGAAATGTAGTTATGGCAAAAAAAACTAAAACAAATAGTAATAATAACAATAAAATACAAGCCAAAAACAAATCCAAAGCACATAGTGCTAATTTAAAAAGCCAATTAAAACAAACAACTGAAACAGGATTAATTGATGGAATTTTTGTTTATACAGAACCATTATCAATAGCAGATTTTGCAAAAAAATTAAATAAAGGTCCTGCAGAAATTGTGAAGTGATTTTTCACAAATGGTTCAATGGTAACTCAAAATCAGATTCTTTCAGAAGAACAAATGGGAGAATTGTGTATTGAGTTTGGATATGACTTTAAAAAAGAAACAACAGTTACAAAAGAAAATATTTTTGAAACTTTTAATGAAAAAGATGATCCAAAAGATTTAAAAGAAAAACCACCAATTGTTACAATTATGGGACATGTTGATCATGGTAAAACTACTTTGTTGGATTCTATAAGAAATGCAAATGTAACTGATGGTGAATTTGGTGGAATTACTCAACATATTGGAGCTTATCAAACAACAATTAAAAATAATAAAATAACTTTTATTGATACTCCTGGTCACGAAGCTTTTACAGAAATGAGAGCAAGAGGAAGTGAAGTTACAGATATTGTAATTTTAGTTGTTGCAGCAGATGATGGGGTTATGCCTCAAACAGAAGAAGCTATTGACCATGCAAAAGCAGCTGATGTACCTATTATAGTATTTGTAAATAAAATAGATAAACCTGGAGCAGATCCAAGTAAAGTAAAAATGGAATTAATGAATTATGGTATTGTTGCAGAAGAGTATGGTGGAGATATTCCATTTATTGAAGGATCTGCAAAATCAAAAATGGGTTTAGATAATTTATTAGAAACAATTTTATTAATTTCAGAACTTAAAGATTTAAAAGCAAATCCTAATAAATTTGCTCGTGGAACAGTTATTGAAGCAAAATTAGATAAAAATAGAGGACCAATATCTACTATTCTTGTTCAAGAGGGAACTTTAAGAATGAGAGATATACTTATAGCAGGAGGTACTTTTGGTACTGTTAAAGATTTGGAAAATGAAAATAAGTCTAAATTAAAAGAAGTTTTACCAGGACAACCAGCTGTTGTAATAGGATTAAATGAAGTTCCAAAAGCAGGGGATAAGTTTATTGTAGTTGTAGAAGAAAAAATGGCTAGAGATATTGCTAAAGCTCAATTTGAAAAACAACAAAACGAAGCAAGACAAAAAAATCAAACATTCACTTTAGATTCAATTAAAAATAAAATTGAATCTGGTGAATTAAAATCAATTAATATTATTTTAAAAGCAGATACACAAGGAACTGTTGAAGCTGTTAGAAATTCAATGTTAAAAATTAGTATTGAAGGTGTAAAAATTAATGTTATTAGAGCAACTGTTGGTGCGATTTCAATAAGTGATGTTACATTAGCATTAGCATCTGATGCTCTAATCTATGGATTTAATGTTAGACCAACTGCTCAAGTTAGACAAAAAGCAGAAGAAGATGGAGTTGAAATAAGACTTCACAATATTATTTATAAATTAATTGAAGAAATTGCAGAAGCTGCAACAGGTATGCTTGATCCTGTTTTTGAAGAAAAATCACTTGGAGAAGCTGAAGTTAGACAATTATTTAAACATTCACAAGTTGGAACAATTGCAGGTTGTAGAATTATTAGTGGAGTAGTTCCGCGTGGTTCTAAAGTACATATTTTACGTGATGGTATAGTTGTTTATACAGGAGAATTATCATCATTAAAAAATAAAAAAGATGATATTAAAGAAGCAAAAGAAGGCGCAGAATGTGGACTTACAATAAAAAACTTTAATGATTTGAAAGAAAATGATATTATAGAAGCATATAAGATAGAAGAGGTTAAATAGTTATGGCAAAAGATATTAAAATTGAAAGAAATCAGTCAACTATTTTAAGAGAATTAAATTTGATTTTACAAAGAGAATTTCCAGATTGTGAATATTTAAATTCACTTATAATTCATGAAGTAAGACTATCAAATGATATGAGTCATGCTAAAATATTTTATTCATTTTTAGATTCATCAGCAGATCAAAAAGCTGTTCAAGCTGAAATTAATGAAAATTTAAAAGAAATTAGAATGATTTTAGCAAGTAAAGTTGAAATGAGAAATGTTCCTGAATTAACTTTTGAATATGATAAAACTTTAGAAAATGCTAATAAAATTGAAGAAATTTTAAAAGAAATTAAATAAAAAAAATCTGCATATTTGCAGATTTTTTTTATTTAAATAGCAATTTATCAGTTAATAATTGAATTCTATTAGTTGTGAGTGTGAATAAAACAATTGCAAATAAATCAAACACCATAAAGGCCAGTCAAGAATTTATAAATTGTATAAATCCATATACTGTTCCAAATTCAATATACATTCTTATAAAACTTAGAAATGCTGAACTTAATGGTCCAAAAACAAATACTATAAAAGCTGAGAATATAAGAGATAAATTTTTATTTAAAGAACGCTCTTTATTATAAACTCGAAAAATTTTATCGTACATTAATCAAAACAGTAATACTCAAATTGCTAATCCAATTCCATATGTGAACCTAAATAATAGGCTCA carries:
- a CDS encoding DJ-1 family glyoxalase III yields the protein MANVAIFVANGFEDTEVVATVDVLRRAEKLFNGSFPVVDIVSISDSKQVKGSWNIEIKADKLISEIDFSKYDCLILPGGLVGVEHLKENDVLMNAIEKHAKENKVVAAICAAPQILGKLELVNGIEVTHYPGCTQYLDKAIKKSHMSAIADKNIITGSSIGGVLQFALQIVDHFTSTEQMLKLHETLVFNY
- a CDS encoding glycosyl hydrolase family 18 protein encodes the protein MIFFANEIEQLHKQGKKVVISLGGADAHINLYENQKDEFVTEILRLVDRFGFDGVDIDLEQTAIDAADNQKVIPEALIEVKKILAEKNIDFIISMAPEFPYLKVNKTGASYIKYLEKLEGYYDYINPQFYNQAGDGINIQEEDRKDLGLNIYWLPQNNNKLKSEFLYLIAKYIVEGKDNFYQINADKLLWGLPSN
- the infB gene encoding translation initiation factor IF-2, encoding MAKKTKTNSNNNNKIQAKNKSKAHSANLKSQLKQTTETGLIDGIFVYTEPLSIADFAKKLNKGPAEIVKWFFTNGSMVTQNQILSEEQMGELCIEFGYDFKKETTVTKENIFETFNEKDDPKDLKEKPPIVTIMGHVDHGKTTLLDSIRNANVTDGEFGGITQHIGAYQTTIKNNKITFIDTPGHEAFTEMRARGSEVTDIVILVVAADDGVMPQTEEAIDHAKAADVPIIVFVNKIDKPGADPSKVKMELMNYGIVAEEYGGDIPFIEGSAKSKMGLDNLLETILLISELKDLKANPNKFARGTVIEAKLDKNRGPISTILVQEGTLRMRDILIAGGTFGTVKDLENENKSKLKEVLPGQPAVVIGLNEVPKAGDKFIVVVEEKMARDIAKAQFEKQQNEARQKNQTFTLDSIKNKIESGELKSINIILKADTQGTVEAVRNSMLKISIEGVKINVIRATVGAISISDVTLALASDALIYGFNVRPTAQVRQKAEEDGVEIRLHNIIYKLIEEIAEAATGMLDPVFEEKSLGEAEVRQLFKHSQVGTIAGCRIISGVVPRGSKVHILRDGIVVYTGELSSLKNKKDDIKEAKEGAECGLTIKNFNDLKENDIIEAYKIEEVK
- a CDS encoding 50S ribosomal protein L7 translates to MGLDLDKLLGSLGIISSTGKLVYGSKLFDQIKNQKVKIIFTTSDMGKSQLKKINDKANFYNIKIINNLFDSEKLSKAIGKTNIKSVGVCDENFVKLLLNKIE
- the rnpM gene encoding RNase P modulator RnpM; this translates as MTKDINFRKDAASNKMYPKIELIRIVKNKNGEVFIDNTKKAHGRGAYIRPTLEAVEKVKKTKALERNLRTTLNNEFYEKLIDEVKLNWD
- the rbfA gene encoding 30S ribosome-binding factor RbfA; this translates as MAKDIKIERNQSTILRELNLILQREFPDCEYLNSLIIHEVRLSNDMSHAKIFYSFLDSSADQKAVQAEINENLKEIRMILASKVEMRNVPELTFEYDKTLENANKIEEILKEIK
- the nusA gene encoding transcription termination factor NusA; translation: MIDGAQLLDAIYEIVQDKKIDKEVILEGIREGFQKAYEKFFDPEAIVRVDIYQNTGQIKVFKELSVVQKIEDEWLEIGLNAAKEKYGDNISIGDNVYEPVEFTMEFSKLAVMQVGQIIKQKIREGEKNKIYQEFLSKNHEIVGGFVKDITETSYLVDVNGSIIPIWNKKIIPGEDFEIDQRICFYIEEVSKDNKHSQIQASRIHPEFLSRLMETEVPEILEGIVEVKSVAREPGHRAKIAVFSYEEGIDPIGSCVGALGSRIKNITKELNGEKIDVVLWSEDPKTFVMNSLAPVKVISIDINEENNECFIVVPNEQLSLAIGKRGMAARLVANLVNMKINIFSLDSAKEKEIEILWNGNISEKELNDPEFLNKVNKRREKTLKNNVKENIVTKKETEEEIVFVEHDKSIDEIQASIAAFESLNSDDNTFEYEESIDNDDEYDSYYQD